A single region of the Nitrospira sp. genome encodes:
- the tadA gene encoding tRNA adenosine(34) deaminase TadA produces MTIDPAQDETFMRMALNQAAQAPALGEVPIAALLVHAGQVLALAHNLRETRQDPTAHAEILVIQEAAEKLGTWRLIDCTLYVTLEPCPMCAGAIVQSRIARTVFGAWDPKAGACGSLMDIPAEPRLNHRVTVTGGLCEIESQALLREFFRQRRRETP; encoded by the coding sequence ATGACGATCGACCCCGCACAGGACGAAACATTCATGCGCATGGCGCTGAATCAGGCGGCGCAGGCTCCTGCACTAGGAGAAGTGCCAATTGCCGCGCTGCTGGTCCATGCCGGACAGGTGCTGGCGTTGGCCCATAATCTCCGTGAAACAAGGCAGGACCCGACGGCGCATGCGGAGATCCTGGTCATTCAAGAAGCGGCGGAAAAACTGGGGACCTGGCGGCTGATCGACTGCACACTCTATGTCACCCTGGAACCCTGTCCGATGTGCGCGGGCGCCATTGTCCAGTCACGCATTGCCAGGACTGTGTTCGGCGCCTGGGACCCCAAGGCCGGCGCCTGCGGCTCGCTGATGGATATTCCGGCGGAACCCCGGCTGAACCACCGGGTCACTGTGACGGGAGGGCTGTGCGAAATTGAAAGTCAGGCCTTACTGCGAGAGTTTTTTCGGCAACGACGCCGCGAGACTCCCTAA
- a CDS encoding 4'-phosphopantetheinyl transferase superfamily protein, with protein MSPRSVRMQASVSVEFSPIRDLFTAPVARCRSLPAATIDLWPLALAGEGIEYDRCLDWLDQQERARAARFLRRQDRERYVLAHGGLRFILGLYLGLDPARIEFGSTPTGKPTLGGLRRESAILSFNLSHAHGKAMVAVAQGQDVGVDLEMIREDVEVLKLAERFFSEREHLLLQSTVSESRSSEFFHYWVAKEAVLKAEGVGLASLQACEIDWSKGSDRDGVPVRLAGQSQVPWVVKTLDCGPGWVGAVAAQGFDWAINPCATRNG; from the coding sequence ATGAGCCCACGATCGGTCAGGATGCAGGCGAGTGTCAGCGTGGAATTCTCCCCGATTCGAGACCTGTTCACGGCGCCTGTCGCACGCTGTCGGTCGCTTCCTGCCGCGACGATCGATCTCTGGCCACTGGCTCTAGCCGGTGAGGGTATCGAGTACGATCGGTGTCTGGATTGGCTTGACCAACAGGAACGTGCAAGGGCTGCCAGATTTCTTCGACGGCAGGACCGCGAGCGGTATGTGCTGGCTCACGGAGGGTTGCGGTTCATCTTAGGGCTCTATCTCGGCCTCGACCCGGCCCGCATCGAGTTCGGTTCGACTCCCACTGGAAAGCCGACATTAGGAGGTCTCCGGCGGGAGAGTGCAATATTGAGCTTCAATCTCTCGCATGCGCATGGGAAAGCCATGGTCGCGGTCGCGCAGGGTCAAGATGTTGGGGTAGATCTGGAAATGATCAGGGAGGACGTAGAAGTGCTCAAGCTGGCTGAGCGATTCTTCTCCGAGCGCGAGCACCTGCTCTTGCAATCCACTGTATCCGAATCACGCAGTTCGGAGTTCTTTCACTACTGGGTTGCGAAAGAAGCAGTCCTGAAAGCCGAAGGGGTAGGATTAGCCTCGCTGCAGGCTTGTGAAATCGACTGGTCAAAGGGATCGGATCGCGACGGAGTGCCCGTGCGACTCGCAGGACAGTCACAAGTACCCTGGGTCGTGAAGACCCTGGATTGCGGACCCGGATGGGTCGGTGCGGTTGCAGCGCAAGGATTCGATTGGGCGATCAATCCCTGCGCAACGCGCAACGGATGA